The Cottoperca gobio chromosome 22, fCotGob3.1, whole genome shotgun sequence genome contains a region encoding:
- the LOC115027022 gene encoding nanos homolog 1-like translates to MDFLDSGYLDARSPYDNTFNFWNDYLGLSTLVAKNKIHSPSCSPNSITESLKATLGLEDDSPVCSCVIGHGRDSDGHLDCCCAAPGSPPISIYDFKERISLLRPYEHLAGDSPLGDRDSPSYRGSFAGLDLLAMDRRRKQTQRSKPEPKVCVFCRNNGAPEEVYGTHILKTADGRVLCPILRAYTCPLCSANGDNAHTIKYCPLSRDQPSQRVAKGGRPIGKRLKIF, encoded by the coding sequence ATGGATTTTTTAGACAGCGGTTACCTGGACGCGCGCTCTCCGTATGATAACACCTTTAATTTCTGGAACGACTACCTCGGCCTGTCGACTCTTGTCGCCAAGAATAAGATCCACAGCCCGTCCTGCAGCCCCAACTCTATAACCGAGTCCCTTAAAGCGACTCTGGGCTTGGAGGACGATTCCCCGGTTTGCTCCTGCGTAATTGGGCACGGCAGGGACAGCGACGGACACTTGGACTGCTGCTGCGCGGCCCCGGGCTCCCCGCCAATCTCCATCTACGATTTCAAGGAGCGCATCTCGCTGCTCAGGCCGTACGAGCACCTAGCTGGTGATTCACCGCTGGGAGACAGAGATTCACCCTCCTACAGGGGAAGCTTCGCCGGCCTCGACCTGCTCGCCATGGACAGAAGGCGCAAACAGACTCAGAGGAGCAAGCCGGAGCCGAAGGTGTGCGTCTTCTGTCGGAATAACGGCGCACCGGAGGAAGTTTACGGCACCCACATCCTGAAGACAGCGGATGGCAGGGTGCTGTGCCCCATCCTCCGGGCGTACACCTGCCCCCTCTGCAGTGCCAACGGCGACAATGCGCACACCATCAAGTACTGCCCGCTGTCGAGAGATCAGCCGAGCCAGAGAGTGGCAAAGGGGGGCAGGCCGATTGGCAAAAGGCTGAAAATCTTCTAA